A genomic segment from Lytechinus variegatus isolate NC3 chromosome 10, Lvar_3.0, whole genome shotgun sequence encodes:
- the LOC121423255 gene encoding uncharacterized protein LOC121423255: MKTKAKKFAQDVRTTWFQDLGCDDNVLIFYSLYDDELYISLGETVERVISDIELVRLNRIGDQALVGKIVSTPSPQAGAVQFNDSFTIVPTTTIIDMAQRKTTTGEGMNTLVDVVHVAIVNGPSVSSKLVYGAAVPVLLVLIILIMCLLANWCCRPAYGYHQPAQRTNKKTEKEEEEELEEEEEEEKEKV, encoded by the exons ATGAAAACCAAAGCTAAGAAGTTTGCCCAAGATGTCCGAACCACGTGGTTTCAAGATCTCGGATGTGACGACAATGTCCTCATATTCTACAGTCTCTACGATGACGAG TTATACATTTCACTTGGAGAAACGGTGGAAAGAGTCATCTCTGATATTGAACTCGTCCGACTGAACAGGATCGGTGATCAAGCCTTAGTTGGGAAGATAGTTTCCACGCCCTCGCCGCAAGCTGGCGCTGTTCAATTCAACGATTCTTTCACCATCGTGCCGACCACAACCATCATCGACATGGCGCAGCGCAAGACGACCACGGGCGAGGGCATGAATACGCTTGTCGACGTCGTCCACGTTGCGATCGTCAACGGACCCAGTGTTTCGTCCAAGTTAGTGTATGGGGCGGCGGTACCCGTCCTTTTGGTGCTGATTATCCTAATAATGTGCCTATTGGCTAACTGGTGCTGTCGCCCCGCCTACGGCTACCACCAGCCAGCCCAACGAACCAATAAGAAGacagaaaaagaggaagaggaggagctagaggaggaggaggaggaggagaaagagaaagtgtGA